The following is a genomic window from Manihot esculenta cultivar AM560-2 chromosome 9, M.esculenta_v8, whole genome shotgun sequence.
ACATATGCATAAACATTTTTTGCCTTAAAAAATCCGATAGTAATTATAGATAAAATAACCATATAGTATGTCATATACAGTTTAGTAGTACTATATCCCTTTGagctatataatattttaatttcggCACATCATGTGTTATATAAATTATTGCCTTTTGAGCCATACAATTATAGCTTCCGGCTTCCAAGCTATATAGTATGATACTTTGTATCATACTGATATAGGTTTTTTTTATCTAACTAGTTGATCCTGCTAAGTGTTTGTAAggttaaaatttaatcaaaagaCTTTAATTCATTACATAAATGTATACACAATATAATCACCATAATATGAATAGGTATTTATAAGTTCATACTTGCATGACTCGACATGTACATCAAATGCTTGTAGACATGAACCTTATTCTATATGCTTACTTTGTTGTATGTTATTATTAAGTTTGGCATGTATAactttattttgatattatacATTCACTGGGCTCAAGCTTAAcacattaaattttttcatacacAAGTAATAGACAAAGAGAGTAACAAATGAGACATTGGGTTCTACATCAATATAGAGATTACCATCATAATTAGTTAACCTCAAGTCTTTGTTTTATATTGTCTATATTTGACATGTACATAATTGGTCTATAAATGAGTTTTAAAAATAGTGATACCTATACTAATGTATTCAAATCTTTTATTGATATGTGCTACTTATagattaaatagtataaaatgGATGAATAGTGAGATCTTATGACTTTTTTTTCAAAGGTTTAGAGCTGATAAAATAAGAAAGATTATTCTAATTtctctatttaaaatttatacggtaagataatatatttttatctaaattaaataataattaataataaaaagccTAGTTTAAATACATGTACTAtgatatgtatatttttttacttgGTTAATCTATAGACGGGTAATAAATTTTACATGAAAGTTGAATATTAGCTTGAGATATGGTTGTTTCTTCCTTTATTGTTGAATTAGACTGGACAGTTCTCATCTCCATTCTTTATAAAAAGTAGGAAGACAATTTTTAGGAATTGCAAGCTTGCACATAGGCCGTTCAATCTCTTATCTCTACCTTTCAATCTGTGACTTTCGCTTTGATTAAGAGAGGACGGCTAATGCCTCTGCTGATTATTTAGCTAAGATTAGACTTTTTGACACTCTTCCTTGTAATTGGATTGTTTCCGTTATGCCAAACTGTCTGCTAATTGTTGATTCTTCAGCCTTGTACTGCAATATAATTGCATTTTAAGTTGTTGATTCTTCAACCTAGTAATGCAATATGATTGCATCTAAAAAAATTCCTAATATTGGTTTGGTCTATAATATTGAATCGTTGCAAAATTGAACCTCATTTCGTTCAATATATTTGAAGCCAAACAAATCCTCTACATACCTTCacatattataaaataacatatttattttttctagtgTATATTAATATTTCATAGATATTCAAAGAAAGTTACACATATACAATTTTTTATGTATactcataaataaattttaacatttaaaattagatactttttgtataaattttaaatatacaaaTCTAACacaataaattttgaaatttttatttaaataattaataaataaatatttaaatttattacttatttattttaataattattatctttaattaatctatataatttttattgatcTACTTTAATGGCTCCTTTAATTACTATATGGGTGTTACAAACTAAATGATTTTtgaatagtttaaatttaatttgttaattttttttagaataaaataaacttaaacaTGACTCAATTTTAATTTGAGAAGAATATCAATAAACTCAATTTTGATTCTTTTAACAAATAAtcccaaaataaattaaaatttttataaagttaaGCTTCAATTACTCCataaacaattaatttaatttacaacTAAAGAGTTGtagttttaaaagtaatattataaattaaataaatatatttacaagTTAGTTTTAACGAATCAATGTTTATAtgttctattttaatttatttaaaaaataaattaaactaaataaaatcttatttaactgaatttcaaataatttaaaaataatttaatttacttaCTTCCCAATCAGTAATTTATCTGCTCATTTCTTTGAAATAGTCAAGTTTCAGTCGGATTTAATAATAcccataattatatataaaaaatttttatagatGGACTAAATACTTTCTTGGAAATTTCTTCGTAGTCTAAAATAAGAAGGATAGCAATATGTAAATCCACGTGTTTGAAATGATCCAAATGACCGTTTGAATGAGCTTAAGGTTGAATAAAGGAGTGATAATCAATTAGAAATGGAAGGTGATGTTAAAGAATCAAAAGCCACACATTGTGAAATCAAAATTAGCAAAGGAATATAAATGagtgtttaatattttttttaaagtcaaAGATTAGATTTTTAAGGATAAAACAAATACTCGctattttatgtaaataaaatttaattttaattaaaaaaattaaggatatttattatttaaatgaataatttatcgttttttttattttaaatgagattaaaaatttaattttataaatagaataaatatttattaaaaatattttaatttttaataaattaatttaaaataaataaaatttagtttctgattattaaaaaaaaaatagcaaaaGGATTATGGTATATTTGACTTTGTAAAGTGCATCGGCGCCTTTCCACGCCAATGGACCCCACGAAAATTGCCCACATTCACCCCCTCTTCCCACCCCCTTTCTCACTCCCATCAATCCCTTTCTATGAATCTTCAACCACAGTTTCAGAATTTGGAATAATGATTTGATTGGTCAGActgttttaattatatttttaattttttttcgtaatttttaatttgatctatcatttattatttatttataatgctTTGTAATGAATTAATAATTCTGAATTTACTATTTTGAATTtcagttttaattaaaattaaaataaaaaatttaagtttatttttttggtaTTTCTTAACATggttaacaaattaaattttagtataaatagttttttaatcaagttaaaagtataaatttgaattaaaaaattaaaaagtataaattcAATGTGTTATGCAAAATTGATTTCCTATTAAAAATGCAGGTCTATTTTCTTTCTTAACCTAAAAAGGAAAGCGaaagatttttctttctttttcattagGAGAAAAAGACCAAATGAAAAACATTCATGGGAAGTGCCCTCCATTAATTTGTCTTCTTAAAGAAGTTATTGAAAACGAAAACTACTAATAACTTGGAATAAAAATTAGAttatggcaaaaaaaaaaaaattacataaaaaaataagagagaTAATTACAATCgtttagtaaaatttatataatctaggttttgtattttaaaacctgttaattaaaatattagctCGCTCTATTCACAATTTTAATTCAACATTTGCTGAGTGTCTCTATCTCCAAAGATAAGCTTATTAAAATGTTAAGTCTGAATATTATACAGCAGTGCATATTGATCCAATCCTATCAACATATATCATCCCTGAAAATTGAAAGAGAATTTGAAATCTCCATATACCTcctaaatttaagaattaagaATTGTATGCGGACACTTTTAAGGGAATCTTGTAAACTAAGATTAATCTTCGGCGGTGGTTGATTGATGTAATCCTGCCTATTTGCAATGAGATTGACAACCATGTGTTCATTTACAAGAGTATGGTAGCAGTGGGTTGGGTTGAAGTACAATCTCCAATGATAACTGCACTAGCTTCTTTAACAGTGTTGGAAGATTACCTAATGAGTGAGTTTGAGAAAGTTTGTGCTGTTGCTTCAAACATTTGATCTCGTTAGAACCGGATATTATGGCACAATCAAACTTCTACtgttgaggaggtggtggaTTTTGGCTTGCGAATTTTGAATGAGTGGAGAACAATATGTCAAAAATTTGGGTATAAACCCAAAGCAGGATGACTCTATCATTTCTTGGCGATCGCCATGTAATGGAAGACTCAAGAGTACAGTGTCAGAATGGTATATCTATGTGTGCTGCTGTGTTAAGATGACCAAATGAGAAATTTATTTTAGATTTAACAGGTTTCTTTGGTGACATATTTTGTGCATCTTGGTGAAGCACTTACTTTATAAAAAGTTCTGTCTTGACTTAAAAGAATAACGATTTTGCTAACGTTAATATCGAAATTGATACCAAAAGAGTTATAGatgtcatttcttttttttaaaaatgattagTGTGAATTTAGACAAATGGTTCAGGATTATTGTTTTTATCAAGTTGGTTGGTCTCTTATTTAGATTCAGAGACAAGCACTCATAAATTCACTAGAATAGCTTTATCCCATATTAATTCcactatttgaaaaaaatttcataattcgcttaattttctttttaacactaatattagtagattttttcaattaaaattcggAATCTTAATTTCAGTGTACTGGGGCTTCATGGCCTAGATTATTATGGACTTGACTTTTTAAgtttttcttgaattttattaataaaatggttaaATTCATAGGAAAAAAAGTTAGTTTTTAGAtaagtaatataaaaataatagtttaattgTATTTTTCAGTGTAATTAaattgttgatttttttaaattaaataactaacttttaaaataaaaaaattaatatgtaaattttTGTTGATCGAGAagttaacatttaaattttaataaactatTAGATTGAATTATAATTTACTTTTGAATGGTATTGTAAATTTTCAAAGCTGTCATAATTCAAATTGTTCAAACCCTTTCAATTTTCATACATTACCAAGAAATGGTTAAATTTCCATGGAAACTATGCTTCCtcacataatattttatatatatatagagagagagagagagagggctcAAGGAATTCACATTTTGGCCCATGGTTTTTGACAAGAAATCCAAGATGGATTAATTGaagaaacaataaaaattaatattcctAACAAAATGATAAACTAAGggagaaaaagaaaacatatgGCAGCCTACTATTAGCCCACATTAAAGGacctataataataataataataataataataataataataataataataataaaaagaaaaaaaaatgctgTAAGTAACACGATATTTACATTGGTCAATGGTTCTACGTTCGGACAAGTCAGTGCCTAACTTTGTTCCTTTTGTCCTCTCAAAACAAGAAAGTGTTGCTTCTGTTCTCATTGGAGGAAGAAGAAGGCTGCCTTGGAGGAGGAGGATGAGGTGGCGCCACCACCTGGGAGGAAAGACCCTCCAACACTAATCCATCTGATACATCCATGCCTGTTGGCCTAGGGTTTACAAGGCTTTGAAAAAACAAATCAGCAGGAGCAGGAGCGGTACTAGAAGTGTTATTTCCCAATGAGAACATGTATGGTGTTTGCCTTTGCTGCTGGTATTGGGGATGGTAACTGGCTCCACCTGGGACCATAACTGCACTAGGGTTAACATGGGCTTGACGTGAGTTCAGCGAAAAACCAAAACTTGGTGAATTAAGCTGCGATCCTGCAGCAAAAGGAGCACTAGGACCACCAGTGAACTGCTGAACCATAGCCCGAAAATTCGTAGTATCTGTGTTGAGTAATGTTGTAGGAGTTCTCCTAGAAGCTCTAGACCTTCTCCGCACAGGCTTGGAGACACGGCCTTCAGGGCTCAAATGGCCACCAGCACTTGAAGAAGGTGAATTACCACAACCACCCAATGAAGTAGGGATGGCAGACGCAGCAGAGGTGACAGAAGTGGTGACGACGGTGGCTTCAGAGAGTCCACCGTCGCCGCCGAAGTTGGAAGCTGAAAGATTTTGCTGATGGTAGAATTGGCCCCAATCACTAGGTGCAGACATGGTTGGGTAAGGGAAGAAAGAGAACAAGGGGTGTGGTATTTATGGAGGGTTGGACGTGGTCAAAGAACATATCGAAGGAGAAATCTTGGCCGTTGATCGTGATGAATGTATCATGAAGTGGCACGTGAGAATGTGTATTCTGGAAGGTCTTCAATTGTGAATAGGGGTTGCTTCCTCGAGTTGCACGGTTCCTGGAAGCAACGAAGTGTAAGGCCGTAAGAGGGGTTATCATGATAACGTCATCGTCAAAGTGGCCACGTCGGCGTGAGACTTTTGTGGTGGTAGGCTGGTAGGTGACATTAGGCGACTTGGGCAGTCCtcaaatatatacatatttaatgtttataaaatctgcgaataaaaaatatatgtcttatttattttatcagatcatctaaataatgaaaatttagaaattttataaaaattataaaagaaacaCTATTCTCTTTTGCAAAAAAtaccatttttttatttatactatGGTTTATCAAATGTAATAATACAGTTTGAAAGAATTTTAAAATGTCTTGGAGAAAGGAAAGAGACCGATCGAGCGAAAGAGCGAGCGGTAGAAGTTCTTTTGTTTGGTTTCCCTTTCCAGCGGCAATGGATTCTGATATTTCATTTAGGactcaattttaataaatagttaataaaaattttaattttaataaatgatcaataaaaataaaatatatatttaaaaaatttatacaaaattaataaaatattataattaaattaaaatttatttatttttattaattaaaatatattaataataaatttatttttttatattaataattatatcttTTTTAATCATGAATAgctcatttttcattttattataaaattaatttttactaatatttattataaaaaaaaatttttttacaaagATTGTGCtgtgtaaatttataaaaaataatactctaacataacaatctaatataatatttactataaaatttattttttaaaaaattaaattatttaatctattatctataaaaataatatttctattttatttttcctccatttaaataatttaatatattatctataaaaataatacttaatttatatttaagtatttttaaatttaaattatctattaaatttatatttttaaaattaaattattttttaaatttaaatagtccaTGAAACtcattcattaataaaatattattataaatacttttatttttatatttaaataatttaataaataatttcaattatataaatataattattttttaataataaaaataacatataaaattaaattacacaatgaatagataattttttttaaaaaaaaaatttacctattttataaaaataaaattttttgaattagaaaagaaagaatgagaagaacaaaataaaattaacaactaaaattaaatgaactaaataatattaaaaacagataaggatttatttgataaaaaaataaaaattataaaatattttaattaaataattttaaaataaatactaattaataaattttttaaatatatagaaatttaataataattttttctattatatataaaactatataaatattcttacataatttaaaaattctcaagaataaaactatataaatattccttacataatttaaaaattttcaagagACATGCACCAACATTAATCCGTCCCTGTCTTTGAGGTAGGGGAAGCTGGCCTTGCAGTTTTGTTTTATTTAGTTTTGTCTCCGACGATCGAAAATGGTGAATCCTCTCTCTTTGATCGGTTAGGATTTtagtttttttcaaaaatatttttcattttgtgATTCTTTCTATAGacattcataattaattttgagAGATTTTATTTCCTTGTGAATGAGGCGGTGGTGATGAGACTTTAGCCATCTGCTTTTCCGTGGATGTTAAAGGTGTTAATAACTGGTGGAATATCAATGCCGGAGTGCAAAACATTTCCTTGAAATTCTTTGCTGTAGGAGCTAGATTTTTTCGTTGCTTTAAGTTTGGTGTCTCGAATGATTTCCTAGAATAAGCATGGTAATTTGATGCTTTTATCGTTCTTTCTTTAGTCACTGCTGGAGATTGCCAATGGCGGTATCTGGAACTacaataattttcaaatttttctgGGTTGGATGCGTTTTTCGAATGTCCAGTGAATGAGCCGCAGTCAAAtttgtttgttgttttgattTTATACTTACCCTGACGGTATggtaaactttaaaaaaataaataaagaagagGGCCCGtacttaaataaaaaatatatatataataaaaaaatataaataagaggGCCATTCTCTGGTTTCGGGAACAATCTCAAAACCAAAGTGGCACTCCTCTCCTcgggaatatatatatatattcgtgagattcaaaaaatataatttacagtGTGAGTATAAATTTAGTCAGAAAAGATAACGTATCTTCCCTTtgtctctttttcttttgttatcCAATAACGCATAACCACCACTTTGCTACATTTCTACTTGTCTCTGTCACTCAGACCTATATATATGGAGATGTCAATATACTCTTTTTTGTCAGGTGACAATTTAATTTCTTCCGGCGCGCATGCTGATAGGACTGCAAAGTGACTGGATCTACTCTCTTACCCCTTGTCATGTCATTAGGCTAGACTATTTTCTAGTAGATCCGCACGTACGGCTAGTCCGACCTGTTTCATATTGTGGAGTTAGGGCCGATAATGTTGGGCTGGTCTGCTTAAGAATGGCTTGATGGATTTTGGGTTTGTATTCTTCTCATAGAACCAGCCTCACCCTAGGATATAAAAAGTCCGGCgattatcaatatatatatatatacccttTATTTCTCTATGAATTTCTCCAAATGTAACCCTAATTAATACTAACCAATTAATTTTGAACTTTACGGCAGTCTTAAATCGGCCCTAACTTTTATTCCCGACATCCGATAGAGAtccacgatagcttttcggaaagaaaatttcgagacgcacgactttcaaaagtgtgacgagagTCGTAAGCCTagtcacaaagttcgatatgaaaattttatcgtttagagattaattttgtattttaattaattttttatatttttataattttgcatattaaaattttttttctattataaataatatctcTTAACTATTAGAAACACACTTttcaatatttgaaaatttttaataaaattatttgtttttcagtctatcttttctcatatatcgtcttagccaaacgatatggATTAAAATTCCTAACAGAGTCTAATTAGTCTTTTATTACTAATCCAAATCAAtgttttagttttaattaatatttctaacaaaaaatttattttccctCTCTCGGTGCATCaagttttaataaataatttctctcatatatttatagatttcttaaatttaatatattttattaaggaGGATTTcattatgaatttaaaatttgaaatttgagatttgatttcttaaatatttaatgtatggttagaattaaaaatatgatttgagtaattttaaatttataataattattaggttgtctattaatattgaaaaagttaaaatttaatattgggAGAGAATTTAAGTGGATGTATTGAGCGAAATGAATTATATGGTTAGAATGGAAGAGGAGATAAATGGAGAAtgatggtgtaatacccggctagaccccgacatcggaattcctaccttctggCGAAATCTTCGTTGTAATccggaatttctcggatgtcggaaccttctagaaggataaaaataaaagttttctaaaatgtttttacatgtttttatagttctattgaagaaagaaaattgagttttgaaagaaaaagactaagaaaaacccaggttcagccgccgaacctcaagttcggccgccgaacatgggggtttgtggaggcacctttggcccccgaaggtggtctggccagccacctataaaaggccccatgtccgaaaatgggcgagtttcctctctctattttcgggcgtaggtgagatttcgcctttCTTTGgtcgattttatatttttcttcaaatctttcaagtttttgacaagctttcatcttattttgaagatgtttgagctaaagatcaaagttttgaagcttggagacacCAGGAGCTCATTCCTCCAtctctccaagtttgggatcgcatatcctctcgatcttcaagaggtaagtgtcgatccacgccttttatgatgttttaagtaagttttaagaaggggttaagggttttgatgcatgtttaggctagatgtaaaatgttagggtttatgttagttaagtgatgaatgtatgctaaatgtgatgtttgttggggtatagggtagttttatgcccctatatgtttgaataagtgtttatgcatattttagaatagttgaatgcatgttgtgaggttttTGGATGGCTGAATGCATGAggcggaatcgggttctgccattctggagaacccaggttcgactgccgaagccatgttcggctgccgaacctgccaggcAAGGCAGTTTAGGCCgtctaaactcgcccccgaaagtctggactttcggctctggaggggagtttcggccgccgaacctgccaccgaaagtgggtgactttctgctctggaaggactttcggccaccgaacctgcccctgaaagtgggtgactttcggctctgtagggacttttggccgccgaacctgctgccgaaagtgccctgtccagccttcctttgcatgttttctatgaatgttttatgatgttttggagtgtttttggggagatgtttagagtcatgatagagtttgtttggtcactcatttgagtccacctgtgtaggttcggacccgaggaaccgaggaggccagcagtgttagctgtttcagagtcagccagaagtgagtagaacagaactactttttattttaaaagtaattaaactCTTAAgcttgttcatgcatcacgattgccgtgtttataggttgttgcattagaattcacgaatatgatgcattgcataatttgctattgatgtggatggatattggataatccattagccctcgatatgatatgctatgttacgatgtggaagaccaggtgtggcctgcactacgcccctgtcacaatgtaagagaaagtccgggtgtggcctgcactacgcccccggcatggttggataatgttatgatttgtatatgtaagagaaagaccaggtgtggcctgcactacgcccctggcacagttggactatgtagagggttattggtgacaaatccatccgtgatgtgaattgtttgtgatgtgatacatttcatgatggcatatgtttataaactgttttattgttctgctcactgggcttttatagctcacccctttcccttaacccctaggtttgcaggttcaggatagaccgggaagtcgtcaagggtaaaagctatgtctatgtaatagattagtagttgacatgatatgtaaaataatgtaatgtaatgtaaggtattgtccAGTGATGTAATGagaattagtattgtgcttggccctaatgtatggttaatccctcttgtacatgatcttatgaaatgttttaatgataagttatgttgaaccagacttgacatatgttatgttgccccactagagcatttgatgagggctctagtatggggtttgtatatttaatgttatggtgcatgcacaggtcaagcttagtATAtagaaagtttaaattttttatggaaatgttgatcatgtatgtgattttatcaggtgtacaggatgtatagttggcttgctatgggtcccggcgaccttaagtcgatctggatcctagcgctgatagcggttcgggtcgttatagagtagtatcagagccctaggttcatatggtcggacctagagtgtcgggttcatagatgtcatagaagggcaagcacaataggaaaaatcatatccactaggataggatgtagagtcctgtcttgatgatgatgtgaatgccatgataatatgcatgtgcattaatgttatgctatgtatgatgtgggttcatgtgtttccacatgaaccatatgatgctgatgtttatgtgttgtatgtTGTGTTTTAAAAATCAGAATGCGAGgtactcatcgatctgcacgattgactggagtcccaccagagaatgagggcatggatgcccgtccccatgccttgccaagggcaatgtcatgcagatcaagtagagagggaacatcaagggaccctagaaggtcttttgatgtaagcagaaggggaacagttcagggtggaaTATCAGCTGATatgaggggatcagaggaggatgagcagagaagagatggtagcttgggcatgagcatgtcagaagagggcatgggagagtctcaagaaggcgctcaggcctcggggtttggttatccaccccagtatcaaccctttccacagggcccaggatatccgatggggggtacatcggattactccagctttaacccatatccctcctacatgccttaccctcatttttacccaccatatccccagtaccctatgtattcaccctcacccttctatccaaattcagcaaaccctaacccaggaaatgctgcacctccttctCCTCTAGCAGAACCCATGGTCCCGGatatccaaacacccaaacctagctcatctgtggggagcaaggtaaagatgacagattacctgaagctggatgctcccaagtttaagactggtgatgatccgtttgagtatctcaaaatggtaaagatgataacagatgagctggggcagatgatagtagggccattcagatggcaaggttcacattgaaatgcaagaaagcacgagagtggtttaaaaactatgtggactcGAGGTTGGGGAGcttgtcttgggaggagtttgcaaatgagtttgctggatgggcgtttctagacagttctagagagctgaaagttgtggagtttgagcagctaaggcagacagaagagatgagtgtagatgagtacactgataggtttctggagttgctgcaatatgtgggccaagctgtaatatccggctagactccggtatcggaattcctaccgtctggtggaatctcggatgtcggaagcctctagtagggtaaaaccatgtttttatgaaatgttttaatgtgttttatgttttaaacatgaaagaaaatgagtttttgcatgaaaatagcattggaggaaaactcaggttcggccgccgaacatgcatgcgtttcaggtgtgctttaggcccccgaaagcataagtgagggaagtccaggttcggccgccgaacatagcatgcatgcggaggcacattcggccctcgaacgtggtctggccagccactataaaagg
Proteins encoded in this region:
- the LOC110607735 gene encoding VQ motif-containing protein 22 gives rise to the protein MSAPSDWGQFYHQQNLSASNFGGDGGLSEATVVTTSVTSAASAIPTSLGGCGNSPSSSAGGHLSPEGRVSKPVRRRSRASRRTPTTLLNTDTTNFRAMVQQFTGGPSAPFAAGSQLNSPSFGFSLNSRQAHVNPSAVMVPGGASYHPQYQQQRQTPYMFSLGNNTSSTAPAPADLFFQSLVNPRPTGMDVSDGLVLEGLSSQVVAPPHPPPPRQPSSSSNENRSNTFLF